A genomic region of Leptolyngbya sp. NIES-2104 contains the following coding sequences:
- a CDS encoding glycosyltransferase: MTHPIRVFIGSGEASLVERKVLIYSLQKHTQRELDIYVLNGTHNAIERNDDEPFLAPMSLKIKYQNVTEFSLYRYLIPQLCKHQGRAIYLDSDTICLTDIAELFETELHESDFLAKREANDAWGLSVMLIDCDRCRFDLENYCAEIDQNLYSYSDFNQMNARFLQYHSFSIAELDPNWNQFDFCNSETKLIHYTNLYTQPWKAHNHPFGELWFQYFREALEAGVLTERDIELSILRSYIRSDIRQGNFSKKSLRSWVKELLR; this comes from the coding sequence ATGACTCATCCGATTCGCGTTTTTATTGGTTCAGGAGAAGCCAGCTTAGTTGAGCGGAAAGTCTTGATTTACTCGCTGCAAAAACATACTCAGCGCGAATTAGATATTTACGTATTGAATGGAACTCATAATGCGATCGAGCGAAACGACGATGAGCCATTTCTAGCTCCAATGTCGCTTAAAATTAAATATCAAAACGTAACCGAGTTTAGTTTATATCGTTATTTAATTCCGCAACTTTGCAAACATCAAGGACGCGCAATTTATCTAGATTCTGATACGATTTGTTTAACCGACATTGCGGAATTATTTGAAACTGAATTGCATGAAAGTGATTTTCTTGCAAAGCGAGAAGCGAACGATGCTTGGGGATTGAGTGTTATGTTGATTGACTGCGATCGCTGTCGATTTGATCTAGAGAATTACTGTGCAGAAATCGATCAAAACCTCTACAGTTATTCTGATTTCAATCAAATGAATGCTCGATTTCTACAGTATCATTCATTCTCGATCGCTGAACTTGATCCGAATTGGAATCAGTTTGATTTCTGCAATTCTGAAACAAAACTGATTCATTATACAAATCTCTACACCCAACCCTGGAAAGCTCACAATCATCCATTCGGTGAACTCTGGTTTCAATACTTTAGAGAAGCGCTAGAAGCTGGAGTTTTAACTGAGAGAGACATTGAATTGAGTATTCTACGATCGTATATTCGGTCTGATATTCGTCAAGGCAATTTTTCTAAGAAGTCACTCCGATCTTGGGTCAAGGAGTTGCTGCGATGA
- a CDS encoding FkbM family methyltransferase produces the protein MGIRQILRKRCPWKIVRSPFLRYFAFQDPIDCIFYTYSLNHQPSFIQIGSNDGINGDPIYGFILKWNWSGIKVEPVRYVFEKLEKNFRDFPNIALENSAIAKESNAQKFYYLRQDENAPEWYSQLGSFSLPTILKHEQWIPDLQERLISCNVVCQTFEQLCYKYDVREIDVIHIDTEGYDFEIIKLIDFRRFSPSIVLYEHKHLSQSDQAACRQYLEEFGYQFISTPRDTLAVLDTNRIRKAWSIVGGSV, from the coding sequence ATGGGAATTCGTCAAATTCTGAGAAAAAGGTGTCCTTGGAAAATTGTGCGATCGCCGTTTCTAAGATATTTTGCATTTCAAGATCCGATCGATTGCATTTTTTATACTTATTCGCTCAATCATCAACCCTCTTTTATTCAAATCGGCTCGAATGATGGGATCAATGGCGATCCAATTTACGGATTCATTTTGAAATGGAATTGGTCAGGAATTAAGGTTGAACCTGTTCGATATGTGTTTGAAAAGTTAGAGAAGAATTTTCGAGATTTTCCTAATATTGCTTTGGAGAATAGCGCGATTGCCAAAGAAAGCAACGCGCAGAAATTCTACTATTTGAGACAAGATGAAAATGCGCCTGAATGGTATAGCCAGCTTGGGTCATTTTCACTTCCGACAATCTTAAAACATGAACAATGGATTCCTGATTTACAAGAGAGATTAATCTCTTGCAATGTCGTTTGCCAAACCTTTGAACAGCTTTGTTATAAATATGATGTTCGTGAAATTGATGTGATTCATATCGATACGGAAGGATATGATTTTGAGATTATCAAGCTCATTGATTTTAGAAGGTTTAGTCCGTCGATCGTGCTTTACGAACATAAACATCTTAGTCAGTCAGACCAAGCAGCTTGCCGCCAATATCTTGAAGAATTTGGCTATCAGTTTATTTCAACACCACGAGACACATTAGCCGTTTTAGACACGAATCGAATTCGTAAAGCGTGGAGTATCGTCGGAGGTTCGGTATGA
- a CDS encoding ABC transporter ATP-binding protein produces MLRVENLGKCYQVSRLPHQNTVTLRDAIVDTAKSIVQRKPRMRSEAFWALNGVSFTIDQGERVGIIGRNGAGKSTLLKILSRITEPTRGRVEIWGRVASLLEVGTGFHPELSGRENIYLNGAILGMSRSEIARKFDEIVEFAEVERFLDTPVKRYSSGMYVRLAFAVAAHLEPEVLIVDEVLAVGDVQFQKKCLNKMEDVGKEGRTVLFVSHNMQTISALCDRGIVLESGSVVFNGNVQQAIEVYSKHSDQLMSKIPLLERRDRTGSGRVKVSNFRVLDTAGKEVETLKSGFNYDFEFGYVNDSGKPLDNVIVSFAVLDDQGQTILLLRTNFTDSNVVLNSESGFVRCRLNNLPLANGTYRLPIYFAYRESEVLDYIQDAVSIVVEGGDFFGTGQIGLPKKCKILTKAEWRSL; encoded by the coding sequence ATGCTGCGCGTTGAAAATCTGGGGAAATGTTACCAAGTCTCGCGTCTGCCGCATCAGAACACGGTGACGCTGCGAGATGCGATCGTTGATACCGCGAAATCGATCGTTCAGCGTAAACCAAGAATGCGATCGGAGGCGTTTTGGGCATTGAACGGGGTGTCTTTTACGATCGATCAAGGCGAACGAGTTGGTATTATTGGGCGCAACGGAGCCGGAAAATCGACGCTGTTAAAAATTCTCAGCCGCATTACTGAACCAACACGCGGCAGGGTCGAAATTTGGGGACGAGTGGCGAGTCTGCTGGAAGTGGGAACGGGATTTCATCCGGAACTGTCGGGGCGCGAGAATATCTATCTCAATGGTGCGATTTTGGGGATGAGTCGATCGGAGATTGCGCGGAAGTTTGATGAGATTGTTGAGTTTGCTGAGGTGGAACGGTTTCTTGATACGCCTGTGAAGCGCTATTCGTCGGGGATGTATGTGCGATTGGCGTTTGCGGTTGCGGCACATCTAGAGCCGGAGGTTTTGATTGTGGATGAGGTTTTAGCGGTCGGTGATGTGCAGTTTCAGAAGAAATGCTTGAACAAAATGGAGGATGTTGGCAAAGAAGGGCGGACGGTTTTGTTTGTGAGTCACAATATGCAGACGATTAGCGCATTGTGCGATCGAGGAATTGTATTAGAGTCCGGCAGCGTTGTGTTTAACGGGAACGTGCAACAAGCGATCGAGGTTTACTCGAAGCATTCTGATCAGTTGATGAGCAAAATTCCGTTATTAGAACGACGCGATCGGACGGGATCGGGTAGAGTGAAAGTCTCAAATTTTCGAGTCTTAGATACTGCTGGAAAAGAAGTTGAAACGCTGAAATCTGGATTTAATTATGATTTTGAATTTGGCTATGTGAATGATTCAGGAAAACCGTTAGACAATGTGATTGTAAGTTTTGCGGTTTTAGATGATCAAGGGCAAACAATCTTATTACTCAGAACAAATTTCACTGATAGTAATGTTGTGTTGAATTCAGAGTCAGGGTTTGTTCGATGTAGGCTGAACAATTTGCCTTTGGCGAATGGAACTTACCGGTTGCCCATCTATTTTGCTTATCGAGAATCTGAGGTGCTGGATTATATTCAAGATGCAGTGTCGATCGTAGTTGAAGGCGGAGATTTTTTCGGAACGGGGCAGATTGGGCTACCGAAGAAATGTAAGATTCTGACTAAAGCAGAATGGCGGAGTTTGTAG
- a CDS encoding ABC transporter permease: MQRSPKPKFVIEAGRTEQQYWRDLWQYRELFYFLSWRDILVRYKQTAIGIAWAIIRPFLTMIVFTVIFSNLANLPTQGTAPYPILVLAALLPWQFFASSLSQTSNSLVNNANLISKIYFPRLIVPASAIVVNFVDFLVSGLLLLALMIWYRYVPSWRIISLPFFTLMAALTAFGFGLWFASIYVKFRDVAQVIPFVIQLGQYVSPVGYSIDIIPERWRLLYSLNPMVGVIDGFRWAILNDDQALYLPGFVLALIVILLFVWTGIYYFRGVERTFADII; this comes from the coding sequence ATGCAGCGATCGCCAAAACCCAAATTTGTGATTGAAGCGGGACGGACAGAACAACAATACTGGCGGGACTTGTGGCAATATCGCGAATTGTTCTATTTTTTATCCTGGCGCGATATTTTGGTGCGGTACAAGCAAACTGCGATCGGGATCGCTTGGGCAATCATTCGACCGTTTCTAACAATGATTGTGTTCACGGTGATTTTTAGCAATCTTGCGAACTTGCCAACTCAAGGAACGGCACCTTATCCAATTTTGGTATTGGCGGCTCTTTTACCTTGGCAGTTCTTCGCGAGTTCACTGTCTCAAACCAGTAACAGTCTGGTGAACAATGCCAATTTAATTTCTAAAATCTATTTCCCGCGGCTGATTGTTCCTGCCAGCGCGATCGTGGTAAATTTCGTGGACTTTCTTGTATCTGGACTATTGCTGCTGGCGTTGATGATTTGGTATCGGTATGTTCCATCTTGGCGAATCATTAGTTTACCGTTTTTCACGTTGATGGCAGCATTAACCGCGTTTGGATTCGGATTGTGGTTTGCTTCGATTTATGTCAAATTTCGTGATGTTGCTCAAGTGATTCCGTTTGTGATTCAGCTTGGACAATACGTTTCTCCAGTTGGCTATAGTATTGATATTATTCCTGAGCGCTGGCGATTATTGTATTCGCTAAATCCGATGGTGGGTGTGATCGACGGGTTTCGCTGGGCGATTCTCAATGATGATCAAGCGCTATATTTACCAGGATTCGTTTTAGCGTTGATTGTCATATTGCTATTTGTGTGGACAGGAATTTATTATTTTCGTGGCGTTGAAAGAACGTTTGCCGATATTATCTAG
- a CDS encoding ABC transporter ATP-binding protein, translated as MLLNFLIKRYRKRMQIRRFQRSIGSVTQFLSIFRYCGRAIELVWSTNRRLTIVLALFTLIGGLVPAAIAYVGKLIVDAVVLASRTGLESDRWMALTYLGFEALMVAIQSGSKQGLALVQSLLRVLLGQKVNELILEKALTLNLTHFEDSEFYDKMTRARREASSRPLSLVGRTFGIVQDSLTLITYGGLLVRFSVWAVVMLMIAAVPAFIAETRFAGEAFRLFRWRTPETREQNYLEWLIANESPAMEIRLYQLGGLLLDRYRTIFRRLYSEDRDLTVQRGIWSYVLGLVSSVAFYGAYVWIVWETIAGRISLGELTMYLVVFRQGQGAFASILSSIGGMYEDSLYLSNLYEFLGQEIPRSQGSATRGIVPGDGLRFEEVTFYYPESDKPALNQVTFHLKPGEKLAIVGENGSGKTTLIKLLTRLYTPTSGRILLDGLDLQAWDIGALQRRIGVIFQNFMRYQFSVGENVGVGDVLNLDDRDQWVIASDKGNALSFIKDLPETFDTRLGRWFKTGRELSGGQWQRIALSRAFMRISADILVLDEPTSAMDAESEVQIFDRFREMTPDQMAILISHRFSTVRMADRILVMSAGGVVEQGSHEQLVKLGGRYAHLFSIQAAGYQ; from the coding sequence ATGCTCCTCAATTTCCTGATCAAACGCTATCGTAAAAGAATGCAGATTCGACGATTTCAACGCTCAATTGGCAGCGTTACTCAATTTTTATCGATTTTTCGCTACTGTGGACGGGCGATCGAGCTTGTTTGGTCAACGAACCGCAGATTAACGATCGTGCTTGCATTGTTCACCTTGATCGGGGGTCTAGTTCCCGCGGCGATCGCGTATGTGGGGAAACTGATTGTCGATGCGGTTGTACTAGCGTCGAGAACAGGACTAGAAAGCGATCGCTGGATGGCACTTACTTATCTAGGGTTTGAAGCGCTCATGGTCGCGATTCAGTCCGGGAGTAAGCAAGGACTTGCACTCGTTCAATCGCTACTCAGAGTGTTGCTCGGTCAGAAAGTCAATGAACTGATTCTTGAAAAAGCACTGACGCTGAATCTGACGCATTTCGAGGATTCAGAGTTCTATGACAAAATGACTCGTGCTAGACGAGAAGCTTCGAGCCGTCCGCTGAGTTTAGTCGGTCGAACCTTCGGCATTGTGCAAGATTCGCTCACGCTGATTACTTACGGCGGATTGTTGGTTCGATTCTCGGTTTGGGCAGTTGTGATGCTGATGATTGCTGCTGTCCCTGCCTTTATTGCAGAAACTCGCTTTGCAGGTGAGGCGTTTCGATTGTTCCGCTGGCGCACCCCTGAAACTCGCGAACAGAACTATCTCGAATGGTTGATCGCAAACGAGTCACCCGCAATGGAAATTCGACTCTATCAGTTGGGCGGATTGTTGCTCGATCGATATCGCACGATCTTCCGCCGCCTGTACTCTGAAGACCGAGATCTCACCGTTCAGCGCGGCATCTGGAGCTATGTGCTTGGACTCGTTAGCTCTGTGGCATTCTATGGTGCGTATGTTTGGATTGTGTGGGAAACGATCGCAGGTCGAATCTCGCTCGGTGAATTGACGATGTATCTAGTCGTTTTTCGTCAAGGACAAGGCGCATTTGCTTCGATTCTCAGTTCGATCGGCGGCATGTACGAAGATTCGCTCTACCTTTCAAATCTCTACGAATTCTTAGGGCAAGAAATTCCGCGATCGCAAGGCAGCGCAACTCGTGGAATAGTTCCCGGTGATGGTTTGCGCTTTGAAGAAGTTACTTTTTACTATCCCGAATCCGACAAACCCGCACTCAATCAAGTCACATTCCATCTGAAGCCTGGGGAAAAATTAGCGATCGTGGGTGAAAACGGTTCCGGTAAAACGACATTGATCAAGCTCCTCACACGACTCTACACCCCCACTTCTGGACGAATTCTACTCGATGGTTTAGACCTTCAAGCCTGGGATATCGGAGCCTTACAGCGGCGAATTGGTGTGATTTTCCAAAACTTCATGCGCTACCAATTTAGCGTGGGGGAAAATGTCGGCGTGGGGGATGTTTTGAACTTAGACGATCGCGATCAATGGGTCATTGCTTCTGATAAAGGTAACGCGCTTTCCTTTATCAAAGACCTTCCAGAAACCTTTGATACGCGCTTAGGGCGATGGTTCAAAACCGGGCGAGAACTCTCTGGAGGACAATGGCAGCGGATTGCCTTATCCCGCGCCTTTATGCGAATTAGTGCAGATATTTTGGTGTTAGATGAACCGACTTCTGCGATGGATGCAGAATCCGAAGTGCAAATCTTCGATCGATTCCGCGAAATGACCCCGGATCAGATGGCGATCTTGATTTCCCACCGCTTTTCAACGGTTCGCATGGCAGATCGAATTCTCGTGATGTCTGCTGGTGGGGTCGTTGAGCAAGGCAGCCATGAACAATTAGTCAAATTGGGAGGACGGTACGCGCATCTATTCTCGATTCAAGCTGCTGGATATCAATAG
- a CDS encoding response regulator — protein MYRFCCALDNHHRTHDRYESEMLKRLRIGTKIGATFGIGLAVFAAIGFISYRGTRQLIDTSESVAHTYRVLDELDGIYSVIKDAESAQRGYLLRPDLQSLAPYNTARSVLDQRVASVRQLTSDNPAQQRSLEQLKPLIDQRMSIMEQRLKVRDTQGFQASIRTDSIPNAIPVMKQIESIITQMKGREQILLDQRSNAASLAGQNTLNSLLYGIPLGFAVLAVLAFLLNRHISKPLDRVSQTAERIADGDLSAQLPALDRQDEVGILTRSFNQMVENLRVSLEKSDRQSWLQTNLAEFGHLIQGERSLETVSRLMLSHLAPLVGAQYGAFYVMDAEQSAPVLKLLSSYAFQERKQLSNQFHLGEGLVGQCALEKQRILLTHVPSDYIRIRSGLGEAAPLNVIVLPVLFENDVVSVIELASFQAFTELQITLLDRLAQTIGVVLRAIAADAKTQQLLQESQSLAEELQSQQEELHQSNRQLQEQARALEESELRLQEQQEELKVSNEELQQLNEELEEKAELLAAQKREVEQKNDEIDQAMLALREKAEQLEISSRYKSEFLANMSHELRTPLNSLLILAKILSDNAEHNLTEKQVEYSRTIYSSGNDLLNLINDILDLAKIESGTITLDVEPLNLTDLQMNLDRSFRQIASGKGLDFSIERDPQTPEVISTDSKRLQQILKNLLANAFKFTEQGSVTVQIGSTPDQKIFFAVKDTGIGIPREKQQLIFEAFQQVDGTTSRKYGGTGLGLSISRELAHRLGGSIQVSSEVDQGSTFTLYLPQIAVSDPGSVAPVTTSSVPVAPRPLVPPNLPSEVPDDRASIHQSDRVLLIIEDDVNFVRILTDIARQQGFKVLSALRSQTGLALAQQFKPRAILLDLHLPDMDGWTVLDRLKHDPELRHIPVHILSSDDQKQRGLQLGAIAYLQKPVSSDDLNQLFDEIQTFIDRRVKNLLVIEDDQVQAQSIIDLIGNGDVKSIAAYTAKDALKTLQSQQIDCVVMDLGLPDMSGFDLIEQIKQDEALSKIPIIIYTGKELTRPEETQLKRLAETIIIKDVRSPERLLDETALFLHRIQANLPKPKRQILEDLHQVDSVLANKKVLIVDDDVRNIFALTSLLERHQMEVLYAENGREGIEALKANPDINAVLMDIMMPEMDGYETTRSVRQQQQFRSLPIIALTAKAMQGDREKCIEAGASDYITKPVDTEQLLSLLRVWLYR, from the coding sequence ATGTATCGATTTTGCTGTGCATTAGACAATCATCATCGGACGCACGATCGATATGAATCAGAAATGTTGAAACGCTTACGAATTGGCACAAAGATCGGTGCGACCTTTGGGATTGGGTTGGCGGTTTTCGCAGCGATCGGGTTTATTTCATATCGAGGAACGCGGCAACTGATTGATACTTCTGAGTCGGTCGCACATACCTACCGGGTTCTAGATGAGCTAGACGGAATTTATTCTGTAATTAAAGACGCGGAAAGCGCTCAGCGAGGGTATCTTCTAAGACCCGATCTTCAGTCTTTGGCTCCCTACAATACGGCTCGATCCGTGCTTGATCAGAGAGTTGCTTCAGTTCGGCAGCTTACCTCAGATAATCCCGCCCAACAGCGAAGCCTTGAACAGTTAAAGCCGTTGATTGATCAACGAATGTCCATTATGGAACAGCGGCTAAAAGTAAGAGATACTCAAGGATTTCAAGCATCAATTCGTACCGACTCGATTCCGAATGCCATTCCAGTGATGAAACAGATTGAAAGCATCATCACTCAAATGAAAGGGCGGGAACAAATTTTGCTCGACCAGCGATCGAACGCCGCCAGTCTCGCTGGACAAAATACGCTCAATAGCTTGCTGTATGGAATTCCATTAGGATTTGCAGTGCTTGCAGTGCTGGCATTTCTGCTGAATCGTCACATCTCCAAACCCCTCGATCGAGTGTCACAAACGGCAGAACGGATCGCAGATGGAGATTTATCGGCACAACTGCCAGCGCTCGATCGCCAAGATGAAGTGGGGATTCTAACGCGATCGTTCAATCAGATGGTTGAGAACTTGCGAGTGAGCTTGGAAAAGAGCGATCGACAAAGTTGGCTGCAAACCAATCTAGCCGAATTCGGGCATCTGATTCAGGGAGAGCGCAGTTTAGAAACGGTTTCGCGGTTGATGTTGTCGCATTTAGCACCGCTCGTAGGTGCACAGTATGGTGCATTCTATGTGATGGATGCAGAGCAATCGGCTCCGGTGTTAAAGCTCTTAAGTAGCTATGCGTTTCAAGAGCGCAAACAACTCTCGAATCAGTTTCATTTAGGTGAAGGCTTGGTCGGACAGTGTGCTTTAGAAAAACAACGCATTCTTTTAACGCATGTTCCAAGCGATTATATTCGGATTCGATCGGGCTTGGGAGAAGCGGCTCCCTTGAACGTGATTGTTTTACCTGTATTGTTTGAGAACGATGTCGTTTCAGTGATTGAACTGGCATCGTTTCAGGCATTCACTGAACTTCAGATAACGTTGCTCGATCGATTGGCGCAAACGATCGGGGTGGTGTTAAGAGCGATCGCGGCAGATGCGAAAACTCAACAGCTTCTTCAAGAATCCCAATCACTGGCAGAAGAACTGCAAAGCCAGCAGGAAGAACTGCATCAGAGTAATCGTCAGCTTCAGGAACAAGCCCGCGCCTTAGAAGAATCAGAACTGCGTTTGCAAGAACAACAAGAAGAACTCAAAGTTTCTAACGAAGAGCTACAGCAACTGAATGAAGAGCTTGAAGAAAAAGCTGAACTATTAGCAGCACAGAAGCGCGAAGTTGAACAAAAGAACGATGAAATCGATCAAGCAATGCTGGCACTGCGAGAGAAAGCCGAACAGCTAGAAATCTCATCTCGCTACAAGTCTGAGTTTCTCGCGAACATGTCGCACGAATTAAGAACACCGCTCAATAGTTTGCTGATTCTGGCAAAGATTCTCAGCGACAATGCCGAGCATAATCTAACTGAAAAACAAGTCGAATATAGTAGAACGATCTATTCTTCGGGTAATGACTTGCTGAATTTGATCAATGACATTCTCGATCTTGCCAAGATTGAATCGGGAACGATTACGCTTGATGTTGAACCGCTGAATCTGACGGATTTGCAGATGAATCTCGATCGCTCATTCCGGCAGATTGCAAGTGGTAAAGGATTGGATTTCTCGATCGAGCGTGATCCGCAGACTCCAGAAGTGATTTCGACCGATAGCAAACGACTTCAGCAAATTCTCAAGAACTTATTAGCGAATGCGTTTAAGTTCACTGAGCAAGGCAGTGTAACTGTTCAAATCGGGTCAACGCCAGATCAAAAAATCTTCTTTGCGGTGAAAGATACGGGAATTGGTATTCCGCGAGAAAAGCAGCAGTTAATTTTTGAAGCGTTTCAGCAAGTCGATGGTACCACTAGCCGAAAATATGGCGGAACAGGCTTAGGATTGTCGATTAGTCGAGAATTAGCGCATCGCTTAGGTGGCTCGATTCAAGTGAGTAGCGAAGTCGATCAAGGAAGTACATTCACGCTCTACCTACCTCAGATAGCAGTTTCAGATCCGGGATCGGTTGCACCTGTAACCACAAGTTCTGTTCCCGTTGCTCCTCGTCCGTTGGTGCCGCCAAATCTCCCTTCAGAAGTTCCAGACGATCGCGCCTCAATTCATCAGAGCGATCGCGTTCTCTTGATCATCGAAGACGATGTGAACTTCGTCAGAATTCTCACAGATATTGCACGTCAACAAGGCTTCAAAGTGTTGTCAGCGCTGAGAAGTCAAACCGGGCTTGCACTAGCTCAACAGTTTAAACCGCGTGCCATTCTGCTCGATTTGCATCTACCGGATATGGATGGCTGGACAGTCCTCGATCGCTTAAAACACGATCCAGAACTGCGACATATCCCGGTTCATATTTTATCGAGCGATGATCAGAAGCAGCGCGGATTGCAGCTTGGCGCGATCGCATATCTTCAGAAACCTGTGTCGTCGGATGATCTCAATCAGTTGTTTGATGAGATTCAGACGTTTATCGATCGACGAGTGAAGAACTTATTAGTGATCGAAGACGATCAGGTGCAAGCTCAAAGCATCATCGATTTGATTGGCAATGGAGATGTGAAGAGCATTGCAGCTTACACCGCGAAAGATGCTCTAAAGACTCTACAGTCACAACAGATTGATTGTGTTGTGATGGATCTGGGATTGCCGGATATGAGCGGCTTTGACCTCATCGAGCAGATTAAACAAGACGAAGCTTTATCGAAAATTCCGATCATCATTTACACCGGAAAAGAACTCACAAGACCCGAAGAAACTCAACTAAAGCGTTTGGCAGAAACGATCATTATCAAAGATGTACGATCGCCAGAGCGCTTATTGGATGAAACTGCATTGTTCCTGCACCGGATTCAAGCCAATTTACCCAAACCAAAACGTCAAATTCTCGAAGACTTACATCAAGTCGATTCGGTGTTGGCAAATAAGAAAGTGCTGATTGTCGATGATGATGTCCGAAACATTTTTGCATTAACCAGCTTACTGGAGCGTCACCAGATGGAAGTTCTTTACGCTGAGAATGGGCGTGAAGGCATTGAAGCACTGAAAGCGAACCCAGATATCAATGCGGTGTTAATGGATATTATGATGCCGGAAATGGACGGATATGAGACGACGCGATCGGTTCGTCAGCAGCAACAATTTCGATCGCTGCCGATCATTGCGCTAACGGCAAAGGCGATGCAGGGCGATCGAGAAAAATGTATTGAAGCAGGCGCATCTGACTATATTACTAAACCTGTAGATACAGAGCAGTTATTGTCATTGCTGCGGGTTTGGTTGTACCGATAG
- the msrB gene encoding peptide-methionine (R)-S-oxide reductase MsrB: MNTQNNQFEINKTEDEWKETLNPDQFRVLRQHGTERAGTSPLDKEYSKGTFACAGCGTPLFSSETKFNSGTGWPSFYAPLEEAIETNVDRSLFMTRVEVHCAKCGGHLGHVFEDGPRPTGLRYCMNGVALEFKPE; encoded by the coding sequence ATGAACACTCAAAACAATCAGTTTGAGATTAATAAAACCGAAGATGAGTGGAAAGAAACACTCAACCCAGACCAGTTTCGAGTGTTACGCCAACACGGGACAGAACGGGCGGGAACGAGTCCACTCGACAAGGAATATAGTAAAGGAACCTTCGCCTGTGCAGGTTGTGGAACGCCTCTGTTTTCATCTGAAACGAAATTCAACAGTGGCACAGGTTGGCCCAGCTTTTATGCGCCATTAGAAGAAGCGATCGAAACGAACGTCGATCGATCGCTCTTTATGACGCGGGTCGAAGTTCATTGTGCAAAATGTGGTGGACATCTGGGACATGTCTTTGAAGATGGTCCTCGCCCGACTGGATTGAGATACTGCATGAATGGTGTCGCGCTTGAATTCAAGCCCGAATAA
- a CDS encoding trypsin-like peptidase domain-containing protein produces MFKRLLGLLGVLLLGFGLPANAAPFGADENFVTAAIDKVEAAIVQVNVSRNLGGEVPGALRPFLGNPQNGASSRVLRGLGSGFVIDQNGKVLTNSHVVDNADTVTVSFQDGRVLEGKVLGKDPVTDVAVIQVQADNLPTVRLGNSDNVRQGQWAIAIGNPLGLQETVTVGVISGTERSSVDIGVPDKRVGFIQTDAAINPGNSGGPLLNANGDVIGINTAIIQGTQGLGFAIPINTAQKVAQQLIATGTATHPYIGVQLVALDPNVKDFINRAPNSKMKVEDDRGILVVGVGRGTPAAKAGLKAGDVIQSIDDQPIQNVKTIQQLVDDAGVDGRLTIEVKRSDRTVALTISPEQLPAVETQ; encoded by the coding sequence ATGTTCAAAAGACTTCTAGGATTGCTCGGTGTGTTGCTGCTCGGTTTTGGGTTGCCTGCAAATGCGGCTCCGTTTGGGGCGGATGAAAATTTTGTCACGGCTGCGATCGATAAAGTGGAAGCAGCGATCGTTCAGGTGAATGTGTCTCGTAATTTGGGCGGAGAAGTACCGGGAGCCTTAAGACCGTTTTTAGGAAATCCTCAAAACGGCGCATCTTCACGAGTGTTACGGGGATTAGGTTCGGGCTTTGTCATTGATCAGAACGGCAAGGTTTTGACCAATTCGCATGTCGTCGATAATGCGGACACCGTGACGGTTTCATTTCAAGATGGACGAGTGTTAGAAGGAAAAGTGTTAGGCAAAGATCCGGTGACAGATGTCGCGGTGATTCAAGTGCAAGCGGATAACTTACCGACTGTGAGGCTGGGAAATTCAGATAATGTGCGTCAGGGACAATGGGCGATCGCGATCGGGAATCCGCTAGGTCTGCAAGAAACGGTGACCGTGGGCGTAATTAGTGGAACTGAGCGATCGAGCGTTGATATTGGGGTGCCTGATAAGCGGGTCGGATTTATTCAAACCGATGCGGCAATCAATCCCGGAAATTCAGGAGGTCCTTTACTGAACGCGAATGGTGACGTGATTGGAATCAATACCGCCATCATTCAAGGAACGCAAGGATTAGGATTTGCAATTCCGATTAATACGGCTCAAAAGGTGGCACAGCAATTAATTGCAACCGGAACCGCAACCCACCCCTATATCGGTGTGCAATTGGTAGCACTCGATCCGAATGTGAAGGATTTTATTAATCGTGCGCCGAATAGCAAGATGAAAGTAGAAGACGATCGCGGAATTTTAGTTGTGGGAGTGGGTCGCGGAACTCCAGCCGCCAAAGCAGGATTGAAAGCCGGAGATGTCATTCAATCGATCGACGATCAGCCGATTCAGAATGTGAAAACGATTCAGCAATTGGTTGATGACGCGGGAGTTGATGGCAGATTGACGATCGAGGTGAAACGCAGCGATCGAACGGTGGCATTAACGATTTCACCGGAACAATTACCTGCGGTTGAAACGCAATAA